A genomic stretch from Spirochaeta cellobiosiphila DSM 17781 includes:
- a CDS encoding SH3 domain-containing protein — translation MKTSYIFLLLSMFFSINIYSQSLKYIASNEQKIINDNSELVHKGEIVQFDKDGFFYFDKFTNHEIIITVTKLNDNNSIELGLNNLVLLNRHSFSTKLEKYVWILQYNIELLTLKQNQIEKFIFEKSDYWKNYRQIVLDETGEVSEPWYEYYSPLYLQLDNNYLNFSPFYGNRSLYLLVSQIDINNNHIEYDIFSKHVGNVSYLQPGYELLNNNNTPYNLIFVQDGDYLDMYIDSVNEDNHIFTYVRGTKEMAQEIEHFVRRESYDPSKVLWPRHADGTSDYHKDIILNHTTGYSYLTLENCILLESPTLNSKAITELNKDEVLTIIEQGKEELIEGVQSHWLKVTTDDNKEGWVYGGNVSLNDAVSKTEQEQYKKEHDDLVKLTSKVEKQIEREAKKKTN, via the coding sequence ATGAAAACAAGCTACATATTTTTGTTATTATCTATGTTTTTCTCAATTAATATTTATTCACAAAGCTTAAAGTATATAGCGAGCAACGAACAGAAGATTATTAATGATAATAGTGAATTAGTCCATAAAGGAGAAATTGTACAATTTGATAAGGATGGTTTCTTCTATTTTGATAAATTTACGAACCATGAAATAATAATAACAGTTACTAAACTGAATGATAATAATAGCATTGAACTTGGCTTAAATAACTTAGTTCTTTTAAATAGACATTCTTTTAGTACAAAATTAGAAAAATATGTATGGATCTTACAATATAATATAGAATTGCTAACTTTAAAACAGAATCAAATAGAAAAGTTTATTTTTGAAAAATCTGACTATTGGAAGAATTACAGGCAAATTGTACTCGATGAAACTGGAGAAGTATCAGAACCATGGTATGAATATTACTCCCCTCTCTATTTACAATTAGATAATAATTATCTTAATTTCTCTCCTTTTTACGGGAACCGCTCACTTTATTTACTAGTTTCCCAGATAGATATAAATAATAATCATATCGAATATGATATTTTCTCTAAACATGTTGGTAATGTAAGCTATTTACAACCAGGATATGAATTATTAAATAACAATAATACTCCCTACAACTTAATCTTCGTCCAAGACGGCGACTACCTAGACATGTACATAGACTCGGTTAATGAAGATAATCACATCTTCACTTATGTTAGGGGAACTAAAGAAATGGCTCAAGAAATAGAGCACTTTGTTAGAAGAGAATCCTATGATCCCAGTAAAGTCCTTTGGCCTCGTCATGCTGATGGTACCAGTGATTATCACAAGGATATCATCCTTAATCACACAACCGGATACTCTTATTTAACCTTAGAGAACTGTATCTTACTAGAATCCCCTACTCTTAACTCTAAAGCCATTACCGAATTAAACAAAGATGAGGTTCTAACTATTATCGAACAAGGAAAGGAAGAACTTATAGAGGGAGTACAATCCCATTGGCTTAAAGTTACTACTGATGATAATAAAGAAGGCTGGGTCTATGGTGGAAATGTATCTTTAAATGAT
- a CDS encoding M23 family metallopeptidase, whose amino-acid sequence MVDNNGGLNFVHPIYFVDHLRKASAIDENHKYNKAITLDDYRKPSDGSRVSQKIVYAKDNPGFMPDGQFSWTQWFNEKPYSSDYRHEGVDMAVDHTLSGMVPIKALIRGKVVWSHDYLNDHYGRCIIIQANQKYKGLYRYYLLAHLERKDSIPEVNSIIVPNQIVGYIGNTGHCVSNWQWDNDEKKFDYVAKSITLINEDHIKSREHGAGAHLHLQLFLSEKKDSHFLDLVVKTNMNLETNDVGIVNAFDYLDIYWDDRS is encoded by the coding sequence TTGGTCGATAATAATGGCGGCTTAAACTTCGTACATCCTATATATTTTGTTGATCATCTCCGCAAGGCCTCGGCGATTGATGAAAATCATAAATATAACAAAGCCATTACCTTAGATGATTATCGTAAACCTAGTGATGGGAGTAGAGTTTCCCAAAAAATTGTTTATGCAAAAGATAATCCGGGATTCATGCCTGATGGTCAATTTTCTTGGACACAATGGTTTAACGAGAAGCCTTATTCATCTGACTATAGACATGAGGGGGTAGATATGGCTGTAGATCATACACTATCCGGAATGGTTCCTATTAAAGCATTAATAAGAGGAAAAGTTGTTTGGAGTCATGATTATCTTAACGATCACTATGGACGTTGTATTATTATCCAAGCAAACCAGAAATATAAAGGATTATATAGGTATTACCTTTTAGCCCATTTAGAGAGAAAGGACTCAATACCTGAAGTTAATTCTATCATTGTTCCTAATCAAATTGTGGGCTACATTGGAAACACAGGACATTGCGTTAGTAATTGGCAATGGGATAATGATGAAAAAAAATTCGATTATGTTGCAAAGTCTATAACGTTGATAAATGAAGATCATATTAAAAGTAGAGAACATGGTGCTGGTGCACACTTACATTTGCAATTATTTTTGAGTGAAAAGAAAGACAGCCATTTTCTCGATTTAGTAGTTAAGACAAATATGAATTTAGAAACTAATGATGTGGGTATTGTAAACGCTTTTGACTATCTCGATATCTACTGGGATGATAGGAGTTAA